Below is a window of Anaerolineales bacterium DNA.
CCCGCACCGGCAGGCCGAGGGTTTGGCTGGCGTACATCCGCACTCCGGGAAGCAGGCTTGCGCCGCCGGTCAACACCACGCCCGCCGGCAGGTAATTCAGCATCCCCACCCGTTCGATCTCCTCCAGGACCATGGAGAAGATCTCTTCCATGCGCGGCTGGATGATCGACACCAGATCCGACCGCAGAACCTGAGCCGGAGCCTCCTCGCCGAACAAGCGGACCATGAAGCTTTCGCCGGGCGTGATTTCCGAAGGCAGGGTGTGGCCGTGCTGCAGCTTGATCGATTCGGCAATTTCGGCGGGCATCCGCAGTCCGTGGGCGATGTCGGCGGTAACGTGGTTGCCGCCGACGGGCAACACCGCGGTGTGGCTGACCGTGGCCTCGTGATAGAGCGCCAGGTCGGTCGTGCCGCCGCCGATGTCGACCACAGCCGCGCCCATCTCGCGCTCCGTCTCGCGCAGGACCGCCTCGGCCGAGGCGATCGGATTGAGGACGAAGCCCTCCACTTCCACGCCGCAGATCTGGACGCATTGAGCCAGATTGCGCAGCGCGGTGGTGGAGGCGGTGATGATGTGGGTCTCCATCTCCAGCCGGAAGCCGTGCATCCCGACCGGATTGCGGATCCCCTCCTGGCCGTCGACGACGAATCCGCGCGGGATCACGTGCACGATCTGCCGGTCGTAAGGAACCGCGATTGCGCTGGCGGCTTCGTTCGCGCGGGCGACGTCCTCCGCGGCGATGATCTCCCCGGACACCCCCACCACGCCCCGGCTGTTGATCGAGGAAACCTGCGCCCCGGCCAGGCTGACCACCGCCGAGGCGATCTCGTAGCCCGCCGTCCGCTGGGCTTTGTCGACCGAGGCGGCGATCGCGCGGGCCGCTTCCTCGACGTTGACCACCACGCCGCGCCGGAGGCCGCGCGAAGGTTCGATCCCCACCCCGATGACCTGCAGCGAGCCGTCCTCCAGCTCCTGCGCCACCAGGGTGCAGATTTTCGTCGTCCCGACGTCGATTCCTGTGTACAGATTCACATTCATCCGATCCGCATCCTTGCCGCGCGCCTACCGGCGGTAGAACGGCTGACGCAAATTCTCCACGCTCACCATCCCCGGCCGGATTCCGCGGGCGGTCAGGGAATCGACCAGCCGTCGGTAGGCGTCCAGCTTCCGGACGATCTGCCCCGAAGTGCCGAAGTACACCATCCATCCGCCGGGGTCCATCATCCCCAGCCCGTGGCGGACGTCGTAGATCAGCCGGGTTCCCGAGGGAAGCGCCACGGTGAGCTCCAGCGCTTGCACCACCACCTGCGGGTCGATGTCCGCCGCGCCGTCCAGGGCGATCGCCAGCCCCTGCTCGCGGACTTCCAGGCGGACCAAATCCGAACGTTCGGCGAGCGCCGGGAAGAAGACGCCCTCGGCATCCACCCAGAAGGAGGCGTTTTCCTGGATCCACAACAGAATCGGTTCGCGCTCCAGGATCCGCACCGTCACCTCGCCGTTGACCTCCACGCTCACCGACGCCCGCCGCACGGCCGGGATTTTTCGAAGGATCTCGGCTTCCGCCGCGGCGGGCGAGATCAAAAACAGATTGCCGCCCTGCAAGCCCGAGGCGCTGAATACTCCATCCGGGCTGAGATGCCGCAGGCCTTCGATCTGCGCCGACCGCACCTGGAAATTCGGAGAGGTCAGCAGAAACAACAAGCCGGCGCAGGCCAATCCGGCCAGAAGCACGGCCAGAGAGCGCGGCGAAAAGGAAATCGTCACTGCCGGCAGCTGGACTTCGGCCCCCCGTTCGGCCAGGGGGATGCTGTACATCCGCTGGGCCCGGGCCGCCGGACCGCGGGGGCGAATTTCCCATCTCGGCTGCGGCGCGGCAGGGCGGGCCGCAGCCGGATGGGAACGCCACTCCGGATTGTTCCGCGCCGCCGCCTTGCGGCGCTTGCGGCGCAGCTGATCCGCTCTGGTCGTGTTCTCCTTCCGTCCCAATACGATTGCCATGTTTGCCTTCAAATTCCTCAGATTGTCCGCCACCCGGAGCGCCCGCTTTTTTCCTGGTTTGGAAGCGAAAGATCCCGATCCAGGTCCGGAGAGGCTCCGCTTCCCCTCGCAGCCCCCGCTCCGCAGAGGCCGGCGCGGGGCGGAGCGCTTGGAAAGACTTCCTTCCCGCGATTAATTCCTGCGATAGCTCCGTTCGTTCTTGGCGCGCTCCGCGTGCCGCTCGAGCGCAAGATCAATCAATCGGTCGAGCAAATCGGGATAGGGCAATCCGCTTTTTTCCCAAAGCTTCGGGTACATGCTGATGGCGGTGAAGCCCGGCATGGTGTTCAATTCGTTGAGGAACACCTCGCCGGTCCGGCGGTCCATCAGGAAATCGGCCCGCGAAAGCCCGGCGCCGTCGATCGCCCGGTACGCCTCCACCGCCCAGCGCTGGATCTCGCCGGCCTTTTCCTCCGGGATCGGCGCCGGGATGAGCAGCTGCGAGGTTCCGTCGACGTATTTCGATTCGTAGGAATAAAACTCGCGGCTGGGAACGACCTCGCCCGGGACGGAGGCTTCCGGCCGTTCGTTGCCGAGCACGCTGACTTCGATCTCGCGGGCGTCGATCCCGCGCTCGACCAGCACCCGCCGGTCGTAGCGCGCGGCATCGGCCATCCCCTCCATCAAATCGGAGCGGTTGGCGCAGCGCGAAATGCCGACCGAGGAGCCGAGGTTGGCCGGTTTGGTGAACAGCGGGTAGGCGCCCACCGCTTCCGCCCGCCGCACGGCCCCGTCCAGGTCGTGCGCGATCTCGCTCCGGGTGCAGAGGATGTATTCCGGAATCGGAATGGCGTGGGCGCGCATCAACTGTTTGAACAGCGCCTTGTCCATCGCCACCGAGGAAGCCAGCACGCCCGCCCCGACATAGGGCACCTCGGCCATCTCGAGCAGCCCCTGCAGCGTGCCGTCCTCGCCGAACGTCCCGTGCAGGACCGGGAAGACCACGTCCACCTCGCGGAAAAGCTTTAAACGCAGCTCCGCGTCGCCCCCGTCCGGCCGGATCTCCCAGATCCGCGACGGCCCCGGCTCGGCCAGCATGGCGGCGCGTTTGCCCCCGCCGCTCCGGCTTTGCAACGCCTGCATCACCCCCGCGCCCGCCATCCAGCGGCCTTCCGGGGTGATGCCGATCTCCACCACTTCGTAGCGCGCGGGATCGAGCGCGTCGAGCACCGAACGGGCCGACATCAGGGAGACTTCGTGTTCCCCGGAGCGGCCGCCGTATATCACTCCGATCCGCAGTTTACCCATGTCCGCCTCGCAGCGTCTCCGGCCAATCTCCAGCCATGACGATCTCCGGTTCAAGGTCGATCCCGAACCTTTCCCGCACCGAACGGCGGGCCAAATCCATCAGGGCGCGGATGTCTTCGGCCCGGGCGTTCCCCAGGTTGAGGAAGAAATTCGCATGTTGGGTCGAAATCTCCGCATCGCCCATCCGGTATCCTTTTAGTCCCGCCGCCTCGATCAGCCGTCCGGCGTAATCCCCGGGAGGATTCTTGAACATCGATCCCATCGAGGATCCGGTCGGCTGGGTTTCCCGGCGCTTGGACAGAAATCCGCCGATCCGGGCGACGGCTTCCGAAGGATCGCAGCGCCGCAGCGCAAACTCCACCGCCAGCACCACCGCCTGCCCGGGGCTCTTGCGCAGGAGGCTGGAACGATAGGAAAATTCCAGCGCATCCGGCCCGATCCGCCTGCGGTCGGCCGAGATTCCGGCCTTTTTTTCCGATTCCATTCGTTGCAAGATTTCGACCATTTGCAGCGAGCCGGCGGTGTCGGCCCCGAAGGCGCCGGCGTTGCCCACCACCGCGCCGCCGACGGTGCCCGGGATCGCCGCCGCCCACTCGAGGCCGGTCCAACCCATCTGCGCCGCCTGGCGCGCCACCGCACCGATCGAAGCGCCGGATTCGGCCCAGACCACCGCGTTGTCCTTCGCCCCGTTGTTCCCCGGCCGGATTTCGTAGCGCTTGCCACGGTTCAGCAGGACCAGGTCGCGGCAGCCGTTGTCGGAAATCAGCGTGTTCGATCCGCCGCCGAGGACAAAGAACGGGATTTCATCCCGCCAGAGCCATTCCGCCGTCCGGGCCAATTCCTCCGCATCGCGCACTTCCACCAGCGCGTCCGCCAGCCCGCCGATTTTAGCCGTGGTCAGGCGGTCCAGGGGGACTTCCTCCTGTAGCCGGTCCCCGAAGTGCGCGCGCAGTTTTTCCAACGGGAGGATCGGCGCCCGGATCGCCGCGGCGCCCTCGGCTTCGATCTGCCGCATCCGGCGCAGGACTTCCTCCCCGATCCGGTTGGCGTCGCCCGCGCTGAGCATCACCAGCACGTCCCCGCAGCGCAGTTCGCGCGTCAGGTATGGGACGGCTTCCATTAGTTCAGGGATGTAGACGGCTTCGGTGTCGGTCATCGCGCGCACCATCTCCTCGATCGGGAACGCGGCGTCCACCGGTTCGCGCGCCCGATACACGGGAAGCACCACCGTTTTGTCGGCTTCGCCAAAGGCCTGCTCGAATTGCTTCAACAGCACCCTCGTCCGGGAATAGGTATGCGGCTGCCATACCGCCCAGATCCGCCCCTGCGGAAAGCGCTGGCGCGCCGCGGAAAGCGTGGCGCGGATCTCGCTGGGATGGTGGGCGTAATCGTCCACCACCGTCACCCCGCAGGATTCCCCCTTGATCTCGAAGCGCCGTTCGGCGCCGTGATACTGGGCCAGGGATTTCGCCGCGTGCGAAAACGGAATCCCGCACAAATCCGCCGCGCACAGGGCGGCCAGCGAATTGCAGACGTTGTGCATGCCCGGCAGCCGGATTCGCACCCGTCCGAGCACCTCGCCGCTCCGCACCGCGAGGAAATCGCTTCCGCCCTCGGCGTTGGCTTGGATCTGGGTCGCCTGCCAATCGGCCTCCATCTCGACGGCGTAGGAATACACCGAAATGTCGGGCCGCCGCTTTCCCAGATCCTCGACGACGTGGATCGCGCCGGCCGAATCCGCGCACACCGCCACCGAGCCGTCGGGCTGCATGCGGCCGAGGAATTCGGCGAAGGCCCGGTACAGGTCCTCGAGCGTCGGGTAGCAGTCCGGATGGTCGTGCTCGACGTTGGTCAGCACCGTGATCCACGGCGCCAGCCCGAGGAAGGCGCGGTCGTATTCGTCGGCCTCAATAACGAAATGGTCGCCCTGCCCCGCCCGCGCGTTGGCGCCGCCGAAATCGGCCAGCGCGCCGCCGGCGATGAAAGAAGGATCCAACCCCCGGCGGACGAGCAGGTGGGCGATCATTCCGGTGGTGGTCGTTTTGCCGTGGGTGCCGGCCACCGCCACGGTGCGCTTGCCGCGGGTGAGCGGACCGAAGAATTCGGAGCGCTTGTAGACCGGCAGCCCCGCCCGGCGCGCCGCGGCCACCTCGACGTTGTCTTCCTTCACCGCCGAGGAGACGATCACCGCGTCCGCGCCGCGGACGTTTTCCGCCGCGTGCCCGAGCTCCACCTGCGCGCCGAGGTCGCGCAGGCCGTCGAGGAAGGTGGATTCCGCCATGTCTGAACCGCTCACCCGCTCACCCCGTTCCAGGAGCACCCGGGCAATCGCCGAAAGCCCCGAACCGCCGATTCCGACCAAGTGGTAATGCATGTCACACAAAGACCACGATCACGAAGATGAACGCCACGGCGACCGCCACGAACACCCACAGCTCGCCGAGCAGAATTGGCGGCATGTACTTCATCATCGACACGATCTCCGGATCCCTGGCGTGGGCCAGCGCCTGTTCGAAACCCGGAAACGGATATCCCGCCTGGTGCAGGAAAAACCACAGGCTGCCGAAGAGCAGCAGGCCGTTGAGCGCGCCGAGGACGATCCCCAACAGCCAATCCTGCAGTCGTTCGCGCAGGAAACGGTCCGCCGGAATCCACGGCAGGCGCGGGGTCAGGTATCCGAAATACGCCAGGATCGCGAACACGCCCGCCCGGATGGCGAACACTTCCGGCGCCGGGAGCGAAGCCATGAGCCCCGAGGCGTATTTGTCGAGCAGCATGTTGATGAACATCGCCAGCACCAGCGCGCAGCTGACCAACAGCTCCTTGGCCCATCCGCGCAGCGAGCCGATTGCCGCGAAGAACAGCACCGCCAGCGAGAACACCAGGGGCATGGTCATGGCGGATTATCCCGCTCCCGCCTGCCCTCGGCCGAAAAGGCCGGGGACGGGACGCTCCATCCGGCGGCCTGCCGCGCAGTCGCCGGCAGACGCACTTCTAGCCGCCGTATAGCCTAGGGCGCGGTCGTTCACTTCGGCCCTTCCTTGACCACCGCGACCACTTCCCCGGCCAATTTCAGGGCTGAGTTTTTCTGATTGATCTTCTCGAGCACCCGGCGCATGTCCTTGCGCCGCGGCTTGTCGGCCATCAGCGCCAGCACTTCCGCCGCCATCCTTTCCGAAAGGGTTTCGTCCGGCAGAACGACCGCCGCCCCCTGGGATTCCAGGTAGCGGGCGTTGGTGCGCTGGTAGCGCCAGGCGTGCGGGTAGGGGATCAGGATCGACGGCAGCCGGAAGTGCGGGTATTCCCCAAGCACCGAAGCGCCTGCCCGCGAAACCGCGATGTCGGCGGCCGCCAGGGCGCCGCCCATCTCCTCGTGCAGGTAGGGATGGGCGTGGTAGCGCGCCTTGTGCCACTTCGGCAGGTTGTGCCGCACCTTCTCTACTTCAGGCCAATCCAGGGTTCCGGTTATGTGTATCACGTGCATCTCCTCCAGCAGTTTCGGCAGCGCCGCCGTCAGCGCGCGGTTGATCGACCGCGCTCCGCGGCTCCCGCCGAATGCCAACAACACCGGCGCCTCCGCCGGGATCCCGAAGGTTTTCCGCCCTTCCGCGCGGGTCGCGCGCAGGATCTCCTCGCGCAACGGATAGCCGGTGACGACCACCGGTGCGCCCTTCGGGTAATGGACCGCCGAGCGGTCCGTCGTCACCGCGATCCGCCGCGCGAACCGCGCCGCGAACCGCGCCGCCAGCGCCGGTTCGATGTCCGGCACGTACACCACCACGGGAACGGCCCGCAGGCACGCCGCCAAAACCGCCGGGGCGGCCAGATACCCGCCCGTCACGAACACCGCCTGCGCTCCGAAGCAACCGATTTCCCGCCAAGCGTCCACCGTCCCCAGCAGCAGCCGGACCGCGTTCCCCGGCGCGGCTTTCCATCCGACCCCGTGCATTCCGGCGGCGCGGATCAGCCGGATGGGGATGCCGGCCCGCCGGACCAGATCCTCCTCCATCCCCCCCCGCCCGCCGAGCCACAACAGCTCGGCTTCAGGCGCTGAATGCCGAAGCGCCTGCGCCGTTGCGAGGGCGGGGTAGATTCCTCCCCCCGTCCCCCCGGCGCAAAGTAGTATCTTCACCCGTCGCCTCCGCGGCGCCGCCGCCTGGGCTGCGCGAGATGTTTAACAGCATCCCCATCGCTCCGAGCGTCAGCACCAGGTTCGAACCGCCGTAGCTGAAGAAGGGCAGCGCGTTCCCGGCGAACGGCAGGACCTGCAGGATCGTCAGGATGTTGATCACCGCCTCGAGCGCCACCCAGCTGGTGATTCCCGCGGCCAGCAGCAGCCCCAGTTCGTCGCGAGCCCGCATCGCGATCCGGTAGCCGCGCCAAATCAGCACGGCAAACAGGACCAGCACGAACAGCGCGCCGAGCAATCCAAGCTCCTCGCCGATGACCGCGAACACGCTGTCGGTGTGCGCCGCCGGCAGGGAAAAATACTTGAAGCGGCTGGCGCCGGCGCCCACTCCGAAGATCCCGCCGGAGGAAATCGCCGACAGCGCCTCGCGGATGTGCAGGTTCGCCTCGCGGATGTTCCGCCATCCGGCCAGGTAGTCCAGAATCCTTTGCGGCCGCATGACCCCCGCCAGGAGAATCCCGCCCACCCCGATCACCAGCGATCCGATCACCACGTTGTGGAGCTTCCCGCCGCCGAAATAAAACATCGCAATCCCGATCAAAACCACCGTCACGGCGGCGCTGTAATCCGGCTCGATCGCGATCAATCCGGAGAACAACGCGATCAGCGCCGCGTAGGGGATCAGGCCGAGCTTCACGTCGTGCAACACTTCGGCCTTGGATACCAGCCAGACCGCCAGGTAGATCACGGTGACCAGCTTCGCCAGTTCCGACGGCTGGACCGAATTTCCGAACAGGCCCACCCGGGTGAGGGAATCCCCCTTGAGGATGACCACCGCGATCAACGCGGCCACGGTCGCCAGCGCCAGCAGGACGACCAGGCCCTTGACCCGGAAGAAGATGTGGTAGTCGAGGACGTACATCACGCCCAGGAAGACCAGCCCGATCCCCGCCCAACCGAGTTGGCGCAGGAACAGCACCCACACCGACTCAGCCTCGTAATAGACGTAGGAGACTCCCCAGGTGGTGGAGGCGACCGTAATCAGCCCGGCCGTCAGCATGGTGATCACTACCAGCAGGAGGATCACGTCGAAGCCGAGGTCCGCGCCGGTCATGCGCTCCTTCCACTGCCCTCTCATTCGTCCTCCGCTTTCATCGCCCTCACCAAAGCCCGGAAGGCTTCTCCGCGCTCTTCGAAATCCTTGTACGCGTCGTAACTCGTCCCGCCCGGCGAGAGCAGGACCACGCTTCCGGGCCGGACGGTCTCGGCGGCTTTCCGCACCGCGGCTTCCAGGGTCGGAACGACCGCCACGCTGTAGGGCCGTTGCCCCGCTTCCGCATCCCCCAGCACCCGATGGATCAAGTCCGCCGCCTCGCCAAAGAGCACCAGGTGGTCCACCCGCCGGCGCACCAGGTCCGCCCACTCCTTCCACGGAAGGTTTTTATCCCTTCCGCCGGCCAGGAGGACGATCGGCTCGTCGAAGGAGCGGATCGCGGCGGCCGCCCGTTCCGGGGCGGTGGCGATCGAATCGTTGTACCAGTCGGCCCCGCGCCGCCGCGCGACGAACTCCAGCCGGTGCGGAACGCCGCGGAAGCCCGCCATGCCCCGGGCCAGCACGTCCGCCGGAATTCCGGCCGCCGCGCCGACCGCACAGGCGGCGACGGCATTCGCCAGGTTGTGCTCGCCGCGCAGCAGAACCGCTTGGCGGTCGGCGACCGGTTCGGCCTTCCCGCCGCGTTCGACCACGATCCGGCCGCCGTCCAGGTACGCCCCGTCGCCGTCCCAGGCTTTCGGGCTCAGGCTGAAGAAGGAGCGGCGCCCGCGCACGGCCGATTGCAGGCCGCGGGTCTCCGGCGAATCCCACCCCAGAACCGCGGAATCCTCCGCGGCCTGGAATTCGAATATGCGCATCTTGGCCCGCCGGTAGGCCTCCATGGTGCGGTGCCGGTCCAGATGGTTGGGCGTGATGTTGAGAACCGCCGCCACCTGCGGACTGCGCTCGGCCAGCTCCAATTGGAACGACGACAGCTCGAGCACGGCCAAATCCTCCGGCCGCATTTCATTCACCTCGTTCAACAGCGGATTGCCGATGTTCCCGCCCACCCAGGCTTTGCGGATCAAACCGGCTTCGGCGGCGCAGGCCGCCATCCGGCCGACGAGGGTGGTGGTGGTCGTTTTGCCCGAGGATCCGGTGATGCCGACGACCTTCGCCGGAGCCGCCTCGAGAAACAGCTGGGTGTCGTTGGTCAGCGGGAGCGACCGCTCCCGGGCCTCCGCAACGATCGGAAGGTCGGTGGGCACGCCGCCGGATAGGCACAGCAGGTCGATCCCCTCCAGCAATCCGGGAGGATGCCCGCCCAGCCGATACTCGACCTCGTATCCCGCCAACTCGTCCATCTCCTTTTTTAAGGCTCCGGCCTCCTTCATGTCAGAGACGGTGATCCGGGCTCCCTTTGCGGCCAGGTAGCGGACCAGGGCGGTACCTTGCCTGGCCAAGCCGAGGACTGCCACCCGTTTGCCCGCCAGATCCCGGGCCGCCATCTCACATCGCCTTGGCCAGCGCCACGCCGACCATCGCCGCCAGCAGCCCGATCAGCCAGAACCTTTGCACCACCTGGGTTTCGCTCCAGCCGAGCAGTTCGAAATGGTGGTGCAGCGGCGCCATCTTGAACAGCCGTTTGCCCTTGGTCATCTTAAAATACCCCACCTGCAGAATGACGCTGGCCGTCTCCGCCACCGGGATGATCGCGATCACCGGCAGGATCGCCCATTGGGCGGTCATCAGCGCGACGACGCTCAACACGGCGCCGACCGAAAGCGACCCGGTGTCGCCCATGAACAATTCGGCCGGGTGGGCGTTGAACCACAGGAAGGCAAACAGCACTCCGACCACCGTGAAGCAGAAGCTCATCAGGTACACCTGGCCCTGCAGGGCGGCGATCATCCCGTAGGCGGCGAAGGCCGTCGCGGAGATGATCCCCGCCAAGCCGTCGAGCCCGTCGGTGATGTTGACGGCGTTGGTTCCGCAGAGGATGATGAAAGCGGCGATCGGCACGTACCACACGCCCAGATTGATGTCGGCCGGGACTCCGGGCAGGTACATGTTCGGCACCCGCAGAACGTATTTCAACCCGACGGCCACGCCGACCGCCACCACGGCCTGCAAGGGGAACTTCACCCGGGCCCGCAGCGGCCGGCCTTTGAGGCCGAGCAGATCGTCGATCGCGCCCAATCCGGCGTAGACCACCATCACCGCCAGCGGCAGGAGGATGGATCCTCCGATGAGGGTCCGCCCGAGGATCGGCACCGTATTGAGCAGAAGGGTCATCGCCACCACCGGAATGACGATCAACAATCCGCCCATCGTCGGGGTGCCCAGCTTGGTCTGGTGGCTGCGCGGGCCTTCGACCCGGATCTGCTTCCCCACCCCCAAACGGCGCAGGATGCGCAGCAGCGGCCCGCCCCAGATGACCGTCAACGCGAAGCCGATGGCTCCCAAGCTGAGCGCCATCGGGACTCCTTCCATCATTCCGGCACCTCCAGCGAGAGCACGATGTCATCCAGCTTGAGCGCCCGCGAGCCCTTCACCAGCACCACGTCCCCCGCGCCGATCGACCGGCGCAGAAACTCGCACGCCTCCTTGGCGGTTTCGAACAACGCGATCTTGGCCGAGGAGAGGCCCTGCAAGTGCGCCTCGTCGGCGATCCAGCGCGCCTTCGGCCCCACCGCCAGCAGGAGATCCGCCACGTCCGCGGACCGCGCCCCGACCATCCGGTGCCCCGTCTCCTCGAATTCCCCGAGTTCGAGCATGTCGCCGAGGACCGCCACCTTGCGTCCGTCCAGCTCCGCCAGCAGGTTGAGCGCGGCGATCATCGAATCCGGCGAGGCGTTGTAGGTGTCGTCGATCAGCAGGGAGTCCCCCGGGCCGGTCACCGCCACCAGGCGCAGCTGGGTCGAAGGCGTCAGCAGTCCGCCGAGGATCTCCTGCCAGTTCAGCCCTTCCGTCAGGCCGACCGCCGAGGCGCGCATCGCCGTATGCACCGAATGCTGTCCGAGCAGCGGCAGGCGCACGTGCAGGGTCTCCCCTTCGTAGTGCAGGTCGAAACTCACCCCCTCGAGGCCCAAGCCTTCGATGCGATCGGACCACAAATCGGCCTCGGGCGACAGGCCGTAGGTGAAGATCCTGGCCTTGGTGCGCGGCGCCATGGCCCGCACCCGCTCGTCGTCGTAATTGAGGATCGCCGTCCCGTCTGCCGGCAGGGCTTCCACCAACTCGGCTTTGCCGTCCACGATCGCCTCGAGGGAACCGGCCCGCTCGAGGTGGACCGGGGCGATCATCGTGATCACGCCCACCTGCGGCCGGGCGATTTCGCACAAGAAGGCGATGTCGCCCTCCACGTAGAAACCCATTTCCAGTACCAGGCGGCGGTGGGATTCGGTCGCTTTAAGCATCG
It encodes the following:
- a CDS encoding UDP-N-acetylmuramoyl-tripeptide--D-alanyl-D-alanine ligase produces the protein MLTLGVIWDAMTDAGAGAHDALPLSRRVITDAVIDSRQAIPGCLFIALPGEKVDGHDYVGDAFRRGAAFALVEKDMPGFATVDLRSGRIDPAVLPAADPKTPLQLCLRVKDSLKALQRTAAAWRLRLPEVRVIGITGSVGKSTTKELTASVLAARYSTLANESNLNNEIGLPLTMLKATESHRRLVLEMGFYVEGDIAFLCEIARPQVGVITMIAPVHLERAGSLEAIVDGKAELVEALPADGTAILNYDDERVRAMAPRTKARIFTYGLSPEADLWSDRIEGLGLEGVSFDLHYEGETLHVRLPLLGQHSVHTAMRASAVGLTEGLNWQEILGGLLTPSTQLRLVAVTGPGDSLLIDDTYNASPDSMIAALNLLAELDGRKVAVLGDMLELGEFEETGHRMVGARSADVADLLLAVGPKARWIADEAHLQGLSSAKIALFETAKEACEFLRRSIGAGDVVLVKGSRALKLDDIVLSLEVPE